A stretch of DNA from Catenulispora acidiphila DSM 44928:
CGGCGCCTGCCACTGGGCGTTGGCCAGCGCGATGTTCTGGTCGATGTTGTCCCGCAGGACCAGGCGCGCGACCTCGTCGGTCTGCTCGGCCAGGACCTTGTTGCGCTGCTTGACCGTCAGGTCGCCGGCGTGGACCGCCTGGTCCAGCAGGATCTTGATGTTCACCTCGTGGTCGGAGGTGTCCACGCCCGCGGAGTTGTCGATGGCGTCGGTGTTGATCCGTCCGCCCTCGTTGCCCGGGCCGCCGGAGGCCGCGTACTCGATCCGGCCGAGCTGGGTGAAGCCCAGGTTGCCGCCCTCGCCGACGACGCGCGCCTGCAGCTCCGAGCCGTTGATCCGGATCGCGTCGTTGGCCTTGTCGCCGACCTCGGCGTGGCTCTGCGAGGAGGCCTTGACGTAGGTGCCGATGCCGCCGTTCCAGAACAGATCGACCGGCGCCTTCAGGATCGCGTTGAGCAGTTCGTTCGGCGCCATCCGCAGCACCGAGGACCCCAGCCCGAGCGCCTGGCGCACCTGCGGGGAGATCGGGATCGACTTCGCGCTGCGCGGGTACACCCCGCCGCCGGCGCTGATCTTGCCGGTGTCGTAGTCGGCCCAGGACGAGCGCGGCAGGTTGAACATCCGCTGCCGCTCGGCGAAGGACTCCGCCGCCTCGGGGTCGGGGTCCAGGAAGATGTGCCGGTGGTCGAACGCCGCGATCAAGTGGATGTGCTCGGACAGCAGCATGCCGTTGCCGAAGACGTCGCCGGACATGTCGCCGACGCCGACCGCGGTGAACTCCTCGCTCTGGGTGTCCACGCCCAGCTCGCGGAAGTGGCGCTTCACCGACTCCCAGGCGCCGCGCGCCGTGATGCCCATGCCCTTGTGGTCATAGCCCACCGAACCGCCGGAGGCGAAGGCGTCGCCGAGCCAGAACCCGTAGTCGATGGCCAGGCCGTTGGCGATGTCGGAGAACGTCGCGGTGCCCTTGTCCGCGGCGACCACCAGATAGGTGTCGTCGCCGTCGTGGCGCACCACGCCGGCCGGCGGGACCACCTCGCCGGAGACCAGGTTGTCGGTGATGTCGAGCAGACCGCTGATGAAGGTCTTGTAGCTGGACACGCCCTCGGCCAGCCAGGCGTCGCGGTCCACCGACGGGTCCGGCAGGTTCTTGGCGTAGAACCCGCCCTTGGAGCCGACCGGCACGATCACCGAGTTCTTCACCATCTGGGCCTTGACCAGGCCCAGGATCTCGGTGCGGAAGTCCTCGCGGCGGTCGGACCAGCGCAGGCCGCCGCGCGCCACCTTGCCGAAGCGCAGGTGCACGCCCTCGACCTGAGGGGAGTAGACCCAGATCTCGAACTTGGGCAGCGGCGCCGGCAGGTCCGGGACCGCGTGCGGGTCGAGCTTGAAGGACACGTAGGTCTTGGGCTCGCCGTCCGCGCCGGTCTGGAAGTAGTTGGTCCGCAGCGTGGCCTGGATGACCTTGAGCAGCGAGCGCAGGATGCGGTCCTCGTCCAGGGACTGCACGTTGTCCAGCGCGGCGTCGATCTCCTCGACGATGCTCTCCCACAGCTCCGGCGTCTCGTGCGAGTACGCCGGGGAGAACTTCGCCTCGAACAGCTTCACCAGCAGGCGGGCCACCCGGCGGTTGTTCGCCACCACCGACTCCACCAGCTCCTGGCTGGAGGTCATGCCGCCCTGGCGCAGATACTTCACGTAGGCGCGCAGGATCACCACCTGCCGCCAGGTCAGACCGGCCAGCGGGACCAGGGTGTTGAACCGGTCGTTCTCGGCGCGGCCGGTCCAGATCGCGGTGAACGCCTCCTGGAAGCGGGTGCGCGCGGCCTCGTCCATGCCGTACTCGGCGATCGAGGCCGGGTCGCAGCGCAGCCCGAAGTCGTAGATGCGCGAGTCCGGCTGGTTCGGGGTGTCGATCTCCAGGTCGTAGGGGAACTCGTCGACGACCTCGACGCCCATGCGCTGGAAGACCGGCAGCACCTCGGCCAGCGAGACCGAGGAGCCGACGCGGTAGATACGGAAGCGGCGGTCGCCGGGAGCTGAGTCGACCTCCTCGTACAGCCGCACCGCGCTGCCCTCGCCGGAGGCCTTGAGCCCTTCCAGGACCTTGACGTCGGCGACCGCCATCTCCGGGCGCTCTTCGGCCTTGTACGCCTCGGGCAGCGCCGCGCCGTAGGCCTCGCGCAGCTCGCGCGCCTGCGCCTCGCCGAAGTCGCCGAGCAGGGCGTCGGCGAAGTCGTCGTCCCAGGTGCGGGTGGCGGCGGCCAGCTTGGACTCGATGGCGTCGGCGTCGGCGTCGGCCAGCGCGGTGCCCGGGGCGACGCGCACCACGAAGTGCAGACGGGTCAGCACCGACTCGGTGTTGCGCACCGTGTAGTCGATGACCGCGCCGTTCAGCTCCCGCATCAGGATGTCCTGCATGTGCAGCCGGGTCACCGTGTCGTACCGGTCGCGGGGCAGGTACACCAGCGCCGAGTAGAACCGGCCGTAGGCCTCCTTACGCAGGAACAGCCGCAGCCGGCGGCGCTCCTGCAGCTGGGAGACCGCGATCGAGATCTCGGCCAGCTCTGCGGTCGGGATCTGGAACAGCTCGTCGCGCGGATAGGTCTCCAGGATCTGGAGCAGTTCCTTGCCGGAGAAGGAGTTCTGGTCGAAGCCTGACTCGGCCAGCACCGCGCGCACCTTGCGCTGCACCACCGGGATGCGCAGAACCGACTCGGTGTAGGCGGGGGCGGCGAACAGGCCCAGGTAGCGGCGCTCGCCGACCACGTTGCCCTCGGCGTCGAACTTCTTCACACCCACGTAGTCCAGGTAAGCCGGACGGTGCACGGTGGAGCGGGTGTTGGCCTTGGTCAGCACCAGCAGCCGGGCCTCGCGGGCCTTGGCGCGGGCGTCCGGGCCGAGCTTGGAGAAGCTCTGCGACATCGGCTGGTCGCCGCGCAGGATGCCCAGGCCCGTGCCG
This window harbors:
- a CDS encoding NAD-glutamate dehydrogenase, giving the protein MQSTYTGAKLGKLDQAKDDLLSQAARPTTDAGGGASAAVLMPARGDGAMEAYLDEYYRHAAPEDLIGTAAKDIRSAALSHAAQAAARPQGTAKVRVHTPTVETTGWSSGHTVVEIITDDMPFLVDSVTSELSRQDRGIHVIIHPVMHVRRDLAGDLLEILAPDQDKSGPDVTVESWIHIEIDRLSPREDADGTRYAEIEADLQRVLRDVREAVEDWPKMRANALSLAEDLHPASDQQKPPVRTEELADASDLLRWLAEDHFAFLGYREYDLTTDENGEETLRAVPGTGLGILRGDQPMSQSFSKLGPDARAKAREARLLVLTKANTRSTVHRPAYLDYVGVKKFDAEGNVVGERRYLGLFAAPAYTESVLRIPVVQRKVRAVLAESGFDQNSFSGKELLQILETYPRDELFQIPTAELAEISIAVSQLQERRRLRLFLRKEAYGRFYSALVYLPRDRYDTVTRLHMQDILMRELNGAVIDYTVRNTESVLTRLHFVVRVAPGTALADADADAIESKLAAATRTWDDDFADALLGDFGEAQARELREAYGAALPEAYKAEERPEMAVADVKVLEGLKASGEGSAVRLYEEVDSAPGDRRFRIYRVGSSVSLAEVLPVFQRMGVEVVDEFPYDLEIDTPNQPDSRIYDFGLRCDPASIAEYGMDEAARTRFQEAFTAIWTGRAENDRFNTLVPLAGLTWRQVVILRAYVKYLRQGGMTSSQELVESVVANNRRVARLLVKLFEAKFSPAYSHETPELWESIVEEIDAALDNVQSLDEDRILRSLLKVIQATLRTNYFQTGADGEPKTYVSFKLDPHAVPDLPAPLPKFEIWVYSPQVEGVHLRFGKVARGGLRWSDRREDFRTEILGLVKAQMVKNSVIVPVGSKGGFYAKNLPDPSVDRDAWLAEGVSSYKTFISGLLDITDNLVSGEVVPPAGVVRHDGDDTYLVVAADKGTATFSDIANGLAIDYGFWLGDAFASGGSVGYDHKGMGITARGAWESVKRHFRELGVDTQSEEFTAVGVGDMSGDVFGNGMLLSEHIHLIAAFDHRHIFLDPDPEAAESFAERQRMFNLPRSSWADYDTGKISAGGGVYPRSAKSIPISPQVRQALGLGSSVLRMAPNELLNAILKAPVDLFWNGGIGTYVKASSQSHAEVGDKANDAIRINGSELQARVVGEGGNLGFTQLGRIEYAASGGPGNEGGRINTDAIDNSAGVDTSDHEVNIKILLDQAVHAGDLTVKQRNKVLAEQTDEVARLVLRDNIDQNIALANAQWQAPELIDAHGRLMRRLAKDGLLDRGLEFLPNDKQLADRRAAGRGLTQPELSVLLAYVKIVLADELFASSLPDDPYYVERLANYFPTPLRGTYRNLMDSHPLRREIITTQVVNDLVNAAGITFAFRMREESGAAADQIARAYSAANEVFDMGGYLTAIEDLDNKVSAAVQTSMRMEIRRLTQRASRWFLQSRRHPLDIPAQIEQLREGVRDIAAHLPKLLKGPHLTRYQEQREDLIIAGVPGELASAVAGMSSIFGALDIVETARATDKPVLDVADVYFDLADRMGIAAIQQKIVELPRVDRWQTMARAALRDELYASHAGLTAALLASGTEDDTPEQRYEAWLDKDRAAVERSRTVLDEIMATETYDLATLSVAMRTISAILRATSM